One segment of Sesamum indicum cultivar Zhongzhi No. 13 linkage group LG4, S_indicum_v1.0, whole genome shotgun sequence DNA contains the following:
- the LOC105159836 gene encoding transcription initiation factor IIB-2-like, translated as MDSYCSDCKRNTEVVFDHAAGDTVCSECGLVLEARSIDETSEWRTFADDSGDHDPNRVGGPVNPLLGDAALTTVISRGANGSSGDPSLSRLQNRGGDPDRAIVLAFKTISNMADRLSLVTTIKDRASEIYKRLEDQKCTRGRNLEALVAACIYIACRQEGKPRTVKEICSIVAGATKKEIGRAKEFIVKQLKVEMGESMEMGTIHAGDYLRRFCSNLGMSNEEVKAVQETVQKAGDFDIRRSPISIAAAIIFMITQLSDSKKPLRDISIATTVAEGTIKNAYRDLYPHAAKIIPEWYAKERDLKNLCSPKA; from the exons ATGGACTCCTACTGTTCTGACTGCAAGCGGAACACCGAGGTGGTGTTCGATCATGCGGCCGGGGATACCGTGTGCTCGGAGTGTGGGCTTGTGCTGGAAGCCCGCTCCATTGATGAGACCTCTGAGTGGAGAACGTTTGCCGATGATTCGGGCGATCACGACCCGAATCGTGTGGGTGGACCCGTTAACCCACTTCTGGGGGATGCGGCTCTTACTACGGTTATTTCTCGGGGTGCCAATGGCTCGAGTGGGGATCCATCGCTGTCCCGGTTGCAGAACCGGGGCGGGGATCCGGACCGGGCTATTGTCTTGGCTTTTAAGACCATTTCTAACATGGCTGATAG GTTGAGCCTTGTAACCACCATTAAG GACCGGGCaagtgaaatatataaaaggtTGGAAGATCAGAAGTGTACAAGAGGAAGAAACTTGGAAGCTCTTGTGGCTGCCTGCATTTATATTGCTTGTCGTCAGGAAGGCAAGCCACGCACTGTAAAAG AAATATGCTCTATTGTTGCTGGGGcgacaaaaaaagaaattggccGGGCGAAAGAATTTATTGTGAAACAGTTAAAGGTTGAGATGGGTGAGTCAATGGAAATGGGTACCATTCATGCAGGGGACTATCTG AGGCGTTTCTGCTCCAATCTTGGTATGAGCAATGAAGAGGTCAAAGCTGTCCAAGAAACTGTCCAGAAGGCAGGGGACTTCGATATTAG GAGGAGCCCTATATCTATTGCTGcagcaataatttttatgataactCAGCTCTCAGATTCAAAGAAACCCCTGAGAG ACATTTCAATTGCTACTACAGTTGCAGAAGGGACTATCAAGAATGCCTACAGGGATCTCTACCCCCACGCCGCCAAGATCATACCCGAATGGTATGCTAAGGAAAGGGACCTGAAGAACCTCTGCAGTCCTAAAGCCTAA
- the LOC105159837 gene encoding transcription initiation factor IIB-2, with translation MTSLPLKTSINSTHSLLISRAENQPNKNHIHAQLAVNSARKFGGLDRRTVMGDVYCADCKRMTEVVFDHAAGDTVCSECGLVLESHSIDETSEWRTFANESGDNDPVRVGGPTNPLLTDGGLSTVISKPNGTTSDFLTSSLGRWQNRGSNPDRSLILAFKSIATMSDRLGLVATIKDRANEIYKKVEDQKSSRGRNQDAILAACLYIACRQEDKPRTVKEICSVANGATKKEIGRAKEYIMKQLELENGQSVEIGTIHAGDFMRRFCSNLGMGNQTVKAAQEAVRKAEEFDIRRSPISIAAAVIYIVTQLSDDKKPLKDVSLATGVAEGTIRNSYKDLYPHLSKIIPNWYAQEDDLKNLCSP, from the exons ATGACCTCTCTACCCCtcaaaacctctataaattccACTCATTCCCTTCTCATTTCTCGAGCGGAGAACCAACCCAACAAGAATCACATTCATGCACAATTAGCAGTTAATTCAGCAAGAAAATTTGGTGGGCTTGATCGGAGAACAGTGATGGGGGATGTGTACTGCGCCGACTGCAAGCGGATGACGGAGGTGGTTTTCGATCACGCCGCGGGGGACACCGTGTGCTCCGAGTGCGGCCTCGTGCTGGAATCTCACTCCATTGATGAGACCTCCGAGTGGCGGACCTTCGCCAATGAGTCTGGCGACAACGATCCGGTTCGGGTCGGAGGACCGACGAACCCGCTTCTGACTGACGGTGGTCTGTCCACCGTTATCTCCAAGCCAAACGGAACCACCAGCGATTTCCTGACGTCCTCGCTGGGACGTTGGCAGAATCGCGGCTCGAACCCTGATCGATCGCTCATTTTGGCTTTCAAGAGTATTGCTACAATGTCGGATAG GTTGGGCCTTGTTGCAACTATAAAG GATCGGGCTAATGAGATTTACAAGAAGGTAGAAGATCAGAAATCGAGTAGAGGAAGAAATCAGGACGCCATATTGGCTGCTTGCTTGTACATAGCTTGCCGGCAAGAAGACAAGCCCCGCACCGTAAAGG AAATATGCTCTGTTGCCAATGGGGCAACAAAGAAGGAAATTGGACGAGCAAAAGAATACATCATGAAACAACTAGAGCTTGAGAATGGTCAGTCGGTGGAGATAGGGACTATACATGCTGGGGATTTCATG AGACGCTTTTGTTCTAATCTTGGAATGGGAAATCAAACTGTTAAAGCTGCCCAAGAAGCTGTCCGGAAGGCAGAAGAATTTGACATTAG GAGGAGCCCCATTTCCATTGCGGCTGCAGTTATATACATAGTCACTCAGCTTTCAGACGACAAAAAGCCCCTCAAAG ATGTATCGCTTGCAACTGGAGTTGCAGAGGGGACAATAAGAAATTCATACAAGGATCTGTATCCCCACCTTTCAAAGATCATACCAAACTGGTACGCGCAGGAGGATGACCTCAAGAATCTTTGCAGCCCTTGA
- the LOC105160043 gene encoding LOW QUALITY PROTEIN: transcription initiation factor IIB (The sequence of the model RefSeq protein was modified relative to this genomic sequence to represent the inferred CDS: substituted 1 base at 1 genomic stop codon): protein MYIYPLVPQDSPTLINPDSYSGEKKNKFRKMSEENYCMDCRRPTTVVLDRASGDAVCLECGLVLESRFIDETAEWRNFADDSGGHDPNRVGSPVNPLLGDTVLSTVVSGGAVSGLTRVCRRPDPDKVLFAFNIIADMADRLSLVATIKDRACEMYKKLHDQKSTRGKKLEILAAACIFIACRQEGKSRTVKEICSIVNGGESINRAGMKEFNRAVEFIKEKLKVEMGKSFIEMGTANAGDFLKRFCSKLGMSHEDTRTVGXTIHNSEQLDIRRSPISIAAAVIFMINQLTGSKISLTDIARVTMVGEGTIKSTYRDLQPYAHRILPERYMKGWDLKNLGPGSV from the exons ATGTATATATACCCATTAGTCCCCCAAGATTCTCCCACTCTTATAAACCCTGACTCTTATTCtggagagaaaaaaaacaaattccgAAAAATGTCTGAGGAGAATTACTGTATGGATTGTCGGCGGCCAACTACGGTGGTGTTGGATAGGGCATCCGGCGACGCCGTTTGCTTGGAGTGCGGCCTCGTTCTGGAATCTCGGTTCATCGACGAGACCGCTGAGTGGCGGAACTTCGCCGATGACTCCGGCGGTCACGACCCCAACCGTGTCGGGTCGCCCGTTAATCCTCTCCTCGGCGACACCGTCCTGTCTACGGTGGTGTCCGGTGGTGCGGTTTCTGGGCTGACCCGTGTGTGCCGCCGGCCTGATCCCGACAAAGTTCTGTTTGCCTTTAACATCATTGCGGATATGGCCGATAG GTTGAGCCTTGTTGCTACAATCAAG GATCGAGCCTGCGAGATGTACAAAAAGTTGCATGATCAGAAGTCTACAAGAGGGAAAAAACTGGAAATTCTGGCAGCCGCTTGCATTTTCATCGCCTGCAGACAAGAGGGCAAATCACGAACTGTCAAAG AAATCTGCTCCATTGTGAATGGAGGAGAATCCATCAACCGAGCCGGAATGAAAGAATTCAACCGAGCCGTAGAGTTCATCAAGGAAAAACTGAAGGTGGAGATGGGGAAATCATTCATAGAGATGGGAACTGCAAATGCAGGAGATTTTCTG AAGCGTTTCTGTTCTAAACTTGGCATGAGTCACGAGGACACTAGAACTGTCGGATAAACCATCCACAACTCAGAACAGCTCGACATAAG AAGGAGTCCTATATCCATTGCAGCAGCCGTCATTTTCATGATCAACCAGCTGACGGGCTCAAAGATTTCTCTTACAG ATATTGCTAGAGTGACGATGGTAGGAGAAGGGACGATCAAGAGCACTTACAGAGATCTCCAGCCGTATGCACATAGGATACTGCCTGAACGCTACATGAAGGGGTGGGATCTCAAGAACCTCGGCCCCGGTAGTGTCTAG
- the LOC105159838 gene encoding zeatin O-glucosyltransferase, protein MMMFMSYIKVRRQHYWKSQKAVCVRMANHLAMENLSQNNHQNSVEKVSVAVVMVPLPAQGHLNQLLHLSRLISAYNIPVHFVGTTTHNRQAKLRIHGWDPSAITNIYFHDFPTPHFSNPLPDPNAAIKFPTQILPLLRASTLLRQPVYDLVQRISATVGRVVVVYDSMMPYVVQDICSIPNAESYCFQSISAFSLYSFYWEATGKPVLPTEAKLVEEVPSMEGCFPPEFAEISKLQLNARKFNSGDLYNTSRVIEGLYVDLMAKEKTTGTERNWALGPFNPVSKPQRKETDNRGACMEWLDKQELNSVIFVSFGTTSSLSNEQISELALGLERSEQKFIWVLRDADKGDVFQGEVRRAPLPEKYEERVEGRGVIVRDWAPQLEILGHPSTGGFISHCGWNSCIESISMGVPIAAWPMHSDQPRNAVLITKVLRIGVEIKDWSRRDEVVSSTTVEKSVRRLMASGEGDEIRRRAEELGDAVRKCVMKGGITNMEMDDFIAHISR, encoded by the coding sequence ATGATGATGTTCATGTCTTATATAAAGGTCCGGAGACAGCATTATTGGAAGAGCCAAAAAGCCGTCTGTGTTCGAATGGCAAATCATCTTGCTATGGAAAACCTTAGCCAAAACAACCATCAAAATAGCGTCGAAAAGGTCTCGGTGGCCGTGGTCATGGTGCCGCTTCCAGCACAAGGCCATCTCAACCAGCTCCTCCACCTCTCCCGCCTCATCTCCGCCTACAACATACCGGTCCATTTCGTCGGCACCACCACGCACAACCGCCAGGCCAAGCTTCGGATCCACGGCTGGGACCCATCAGCCATCACAAACATCTATTTCCATGACTTCCCAACACCTCATTTCAGCAACCCCCTTCCAGACCCCAACGCGGCCATCAAATTTCCCACACAGATCCTCCCATTGCTGCGCGCCTCGACACTCCTCCGTCAGCCTGTTTATGATCTAGTGCAAAGAATTTCTGCCACGGTTGGAAGAGTAGTCGTGGTTTATGATTCTATGATGCCTTATGTTGTGCAAGATATTTGCTCCATTCCAAACGCTGAATCCTATTGTTTCCAAAGCATATCAGCATTTTCTTTGTACTCATTCTACTGGGAAGCCACTGGAAAACCAGTTCTACCAACTGAAGCCAAGCTCGTCGAAGAAGTTCCATCCATGGAAGGCTGCTTTCCACCTGAGTTTGCAGAGATATCAAAATTGCAACTAAACGCTCGAAAATTCAACTCCGGAGACCTTTACAACACATCTCGTGTAATCGAAGGCTTGTACGTCGACTTGATGGCGAAAGAAAAGACTACTGGAACTGAGAGAAACTGGGCTTTGGGACCATTCAATCCAGTTTCAAAACCTCAGAGAAAGGAAACGGATAACCGTGGCGCATGCATGGAATGGCTTGACAAACAGGAGCTGAATTCTGTGATATTCGTCTCTTTTGGAACCACATCTTCTTTATCCAATGAGCAAATTTCTGAGCTAGCTCTCGGCCTGGAAAGAAGCGAGCAGAAGTTCATATGGGTGCTGAGGGATGCAGATAAAGGAGATGTTTTCCAAGGGGAAGTTAGAAGAGCTCCACTGCCCGAAAAATACGAAGAAAGAGTAGAAGGAAGAGGGGTGATAGTGAGGGACTGGGCACCGCAGCTGGAGATTCTAGGCCACCCGTCTACGGGTGGCTTCATCAGTCACTGCGGGTGGAATTCTTGCATAGAGAGCATCAGCATGGGCGTGCCTATAGCAGCTTGGCCGATGCATTCAGACCAGCCCAGGAACGCTGTCCTAATAACAAAGGTGCTCAGAATTGGCGTGGAAATTAAGGATTGGTCTCGACGAGATGAAGTAGTATCGTCAACTACAGTAGAGAAGAGTGTGAGGAGATTGATGGCATCAGGAGAGGGAGATGAGATTAGGAGAAGAGCAGAAGAATTAGGGGATGCTGTTAGGAAGTGTGTGATGAAAGGAGGGATTACAAACATGGAGATGGATGATTTTATTGCCCATATTAGTAGATGA